The DNA window TCAGAACTGGTATAGAAACTAAGTTCTTTCGCAATTCTGGAACATACGAGACCTTGTTCAAAGTCACCACCTTGTTTGATATCATCTTTAGGAGGATCTTGCCAGTTCCTTCCACTTTTGCAAGAGTGGAATTTGCCATAAACAACTTTTCGTCTATAGGTGCTGgagtatatgatgaaaataattctttgttggcACAAACATGGCATGAGACACCATAATCTATCCACCATTCTCTTGGATTTCCAACCAAGTTGGATTCTGAAAGCATTGCACAAAAATCGTCCATCTCTCATTTGGATTCAGCCAAATTTGCTTGATCCTTCTTCTTGCCCTTTTGGGACCCCTACATTCAGTAGCCTTATGACCACATTTGCCACAGTTGAAGCAGCTtccattgaatttcttcttaggaggattgctctttggaccagataatttctttcttttctttgattttgtgggatcttcttcaacaatatttactccAGATATTGTTGAATTACCACGTGGCCTCTTTTCTGCGGCCTTGTTGTCCTCTTCGATTCTCAACCTTACCATGAGATCTTCAACAGTCATCTCCTTGCgtttatgtttcaagtagtttttgaagtccttccacaatggaGGTAACTTCTCAAAAATGACAGCCACTTGAAAAACATCATTCACAACCAATCATacattaaagattatgtgagtattaagGATCAACTTAATATTTCCAACataggtattaaataaatttatacctttagcaaggagatcatggattatgacctgcaattcttgaacttgggtgATGACGGTCTTACTGTCTATCATCTTATAGGCCAGAAACATTACCACAATAAACTTCTTCATTCCGACATTCTctgttttgtacttcttttctaaaACATCCCAGAGTTCTTTTGAGGTTTTGACATTACTGTACACATTGTATAGATCATCCTGCAGGCCActcagaatataatttttacacaaaaatcAGAATGTGTCCATGTCTCTGTTACCAAGAATCGTTCTTCAGGCGGAGTTTCATCCGACATAACAGAAACGTTCTCATTAATGAACCTCTGCAGACTCAACGTAGTCAGATAAAAAAACATCTTTTGCTGCCATCTCTTGAAGTCGACTCCAGAAAACTTTGCAGGTTTCTCAGCCGATGCTAGGGCAGCAGTTGAACGATTGTGTGCAACTGATGTTGTTGCAGCACTTAGTGTTCCAgcatttacttgacttgaattagtcatttttctgtCACAAATGGCAGACAATTTTAGTATGTGAAATACTAGCAGTAAAGAATAAATCCTTACACAGACTGTTTCTGATTTAACGATaaagtttttatgttcttttagtCATTAATcgaatgaatttaaaaaattcaaacagagtaaaaaacaataaaggttttaatctccacAAACCTCAAATACATAaactattaaatttcttaagattcttatctcctgtattcaggttagtcaaaaatacagaaacaggaaaaagatgaaatagacagaatctttttaatccgagtccacagaaaccaATGtatttccttaagaaatttaatcccctcactgtaccTAAGGTTGCAGATAATTTCTCCTaagataaaatggattaacctattagagaagtagcggtacctcaaacttcaataacttcagcgaacgcaagaacatcaacaagagcacacacagactcagtcgatcgacaattttgtttatgtaagaaaatgtatgtagagaggaaaaaatttcagtgttgaaaaacgaaaaaaatatctctatttatagccatttaCAGCAAAGAATGCGTCTGTTCAAACTCGTTTTTTCCAAAACGTTGtgttttttgggaaaaataacGACTTTTCGAAAGGAACAGGTCCCTTCAGAACGTTATTACCGTTGCacatgaatttcaaataaactcCGTTGCgcaaaattaattttgttatttaactaacattctgaattaatttataagagaaaagaaatgaattaatatgattgattaaataaattttgtccaaaaatattatcaatcaatcaaatccaaagccaaagccaaagTCGAGGCCGAGcaacgacgacggcgcgagggggcaccttcttcttaaccctttaaaaACTAAAGGATGTGTTTattaatataaggacaacaatttcttttcttctaccaatatggtaaaaatgacttttcatttgcattttgcaatgacttttcattttccctccaaaattggttcccccactttcattggttcttcctcttttcattttctctttttatttcccattcacaccttgctaaacccaacaCACCTATCATTTTCATTGCATAAGTTTCATCTGTCCAATATAATCCCTGACCACTCCTCCCTTTGCATTGACCCAGATTTCCGCAGCAACAaccattttaattattattcagCAATTAGGTATTTGGTATGGTATATATTCaaagtaaaattttagaattatggtgtttgagtttgggttTGGTATTAggtatttttcatatatcaaattatttacttaatgaagtcatatatcaacatatattaCTCAATTCAAGTCCAAAAAGAAAGTTAAAGAATAGGCATAAACAGTCCATATACATGTCTTTTAGTTGTATAATTACTCATTAGTTCAAGTCCAAAGAGAAAGTTAAAGAATTAATAAGCATAAACAATCAAAATGAATGTGTCTTTTAGttgtattaatttgtttttcttgatgTATTCTTACTTGTTGATCTTTTGTTATTGTGTCTCcacataaaaaatagaaatgattgGAGAAATGGTATTAACTTTGTAATACAATCGGCTATAACTTCAATACAATATTACAGAATACCGTACCAAATCGGAATTTAATTTACTATTTACCAAAtcgaaatttaaaattttgatatttgatatctaCTTTTAACTATCAATTACCGAATTCGAAATTTGAGAAACCCAAACCGAATACCGAACACCTACTCCTCTAGACTTACATTATATTACATACTTttacaataaaattttattattataattacaaatttccagataaacaatatataaataaagagatttgactatattttatgtgacacttttctttttcatctatTTACAAAAGAATGTTATCTTactatatttagaaataattatttttatttttacctttaataaaataatttataatcatataaatATCCAATGATTATTTTACACTacaagttttattaattttttttaaaaaaaatatattatctcaaatcaaattATGCCCAAGACTGAGAGAGTAATGAATGTTCACATGGGAAGAAATACCTAATTTATAATTCTCTGGCAGCAAAACATGTGCTGGCAGTGAGATCTCATAATTCACTTTATTGGAGCCAACAGTATATTGTCCCTAAAATCCTTAAATTCCAAAATTATAGAATTGCAACGTCTTCGATTGGCCTATCGCTTTGCAGTCCTTTAAAATTAACGGGAGCCAACGATATATTGCTTGAGTTATACGATATTATTGAGTTAATATACTTTGAAGAGGATAAGTTAAGAGTATTATTATTAATTCAGTGAAGATTATGCTATAGTGAGTTTGAATATCCTCAAAGATATTTGCGCATCAacctaaatttttatttattaattttgtttattttattttcaagtgtaaattattatatttgtggTATTAATATTACActaacataatataatttttatatatattagattAGGCACATAGTTTCTCTTTGAGttctgaatatgaaaaaattattagtaaaaagtgttttttttctgAATAAGGCTCTATATGGCgtgaattcaaaaataattgaattctaatacaaatataagacgtgaatttaaaataatgttttcTCATGTCAAAATGATTTTAGGACAGAGAGATGAGCAACCTTAAATCTTAAAGCAGATTTTGACTAATGACCACAATGTTCAGACATCCAAAGATAATGCAGCATTAGGCAAATACAAAAATTCTTTTGAGACATGGATTGTTTCTACCCAACCCCTGCCATTTTAGTCCTCACACATAGTATTAACTTTAGTAACTCAATAACATATCTTCAATTAGTCAAAAAGAAGTAAAAGggtaaagaaggaaaaaagtaCAAATACCCATACACCTCATCTACCAATCAATCAAGGCTActaattcttgattttttttcaaacaatttCTGTATCTGGTAAGCCAAATTCAAATCCATAAACtgaaagtttcaatttttttcataagtTATATGATGATTAATTTTGCCCcctttttttcagaaaataaatGGTTTTCAAGAAACTTGTATTGATGATGATGGGTTGTCTAGGATGTGCTGGTCAGCCCACAGAGCCTTCTACTGAGAAAGCTGAATCCAAATCACTTATAGATGAATCTGTTGTTGTCACTTCACCTAGAGTCAAACTTGGTGATGGTAGATATCTTGCTTATAGAGAAAGAGGGGTACCCAAAAACATATCCAAATACAGAATCATCATTGTTCATGGCTTTGGCAGTTCTAAAGAAATGAGCTTTATGGCTTCTGATGTATGTAAATTCTGTtcctctttcaatttttttgatttgtatCTATACACCATAGTTTCTTGATTTTGAATCTTACTTTTCACAGTTTGAGACTGATACTTAAGCATTAAACTGGTAGAGAATTGTGAATTTGGTATCAATATCATAGATTTGAAGAGAAAGGGTTGAAATTAATAGATCCataaatggtttttttttttcaagaacaaTTGAACTTGGCATTACCTGGTTAGAACTACTGTTTACTGTGCTAATTGAAGTGACTTCAAGGCAGAGTTAGTAATTGAAAATCTCTTCTGCTTGGTGCTATGTCGcgcggatcctccaaaaatgcactacttttggaggatccgacatgcAGTTGGAgatatttttggagagtccgagcaacattgGTTTTGTGGTTAGCATATTTAGATTCTTTGAGGGAGTGGGGAAATGTGTTCTTTTTGTGCTGAGGAGATGTTATTCTTGAATTAGCTTGTCTAAAATGTCTAGTTTAGAATGATCTAATATTGCTCTAGTTGCCAGGAACTTCTTGATGAATTGGGGATATACCTTTTGATCTTTGATAGAGCTGGATATGGAGAGAGTGATATAAATTCAAAAAGGTCGCTTAAAAGTGAAGCGTCTGATATTGAAGAGCTAGCTGATCTGTTGGAATTAGGATCCAGATTCTACGTAATAGGTGTGTCGTTGGGATGTTACCCGGCTTGGAGTTGCATCAAGCACATTCCTGGAAGGTTAGAGAACTATCTCGAGAGCTTTTAGCTTGTTGGCTTTACTGGTTAAGGTTTAGGCCTATTAGATTTTACTTTTGAAGTATAATGCATTGCAGGCTTGCAGGTGTTGCTCTCGTCGTTCCCTTTGTCAATTATAAATGGCGCACACTGCCTAAGGATCTAGTGAAGAATGATTACAGGAAACAACTCTCTCGGTGGGTAATTTGGATCACATGTTATGCTCGGGGGATATTACATTGGTGGCTGACTCAGAAAGTTTTCCCATCAGCGTCTGTTCTTGATGGAAATCCTCAATTTTTCTGTGAGAGAGACTTGGAAGTCTTGAAGAACACACCGGGATATCAGTTGTTCACTCAGGTAACGTTCCATTCAGACAAAAAAAGAACACATTTTGTATGATCTGCTGTATCAGAATCGCTATTCTGGTTGTTGGCAGTAGAAGTCACTACACGTTTAGGTTCCgtaaatatgataaatttgatCAGAAGCTGTTCTTTAATTTACAGGATGGCCTAAAGGACCGAAGTGTATTTGACTCCCTTTGTAGTGACATTATTGTAGCTTTTGGAAAATGGGATTTTAATCCGTTGGAGCTAACTGACCCATACCCACAAAACGAAAGCTCGGTTCACATCTGGCAAGGTGTCAAAGACAAAGTTGTGCCTGTTCAGTTACAAAGACACGTCTCGCAAAGGCTGCCCTGGATTCGATATCACGAAGTTCCTGACTGTGGTCACTTGCTTGTGTATGACACTGCAGTGTGTGAAGCTGTCTTGACATCACTTTTGCTTGGGGAAGATCCTCCATTATACAAGCCAAATTTAGCAGATCACTAAGTATTTATTCCCTGTAAGTAGATTGAtttcttgaaattaattaatacaagTGTGATTGATTTGCATCGTCTTCATAAACTTTTTGAGGTATTTCAACTGTACTAGACATAGATATTGAAACATAAAAGGGAAGGATATCTTTAAGGCGACGAGACTTGCTATTACGGGTATCAGTTTTCATTGGAAAATCTTGTCAAAGAATGATTGACACCCCCTTTCTCTCCTATATCTAAACTGAAAATGAAGCTAAAGGGTTGAGTCTTGTAGACCTGCGCGCTGTTGCAGATTCATCGAGTTGGATGCATACTGCTAAATCACTTTACTTGTTTTCATCCAAGGTGCATCGATCGCAACACAATAGAAATCAAACTCCAGTATGCAGATTGCTAGAATACTATGTTTGAcaatttttgatgtttttgtatGTATTCAAGAAGAATTAAGACAGATAAAGGGACTTGGTTGAGCTTTTCTGCAAATAGAAAACTTCATTCTTGAATCTTGattgttgtttttttctctcttttaatgaGAAAAAGAGATCCCTTACGAAAAGAAAAGGCCTTGAAATGTTATGTGCCTTA is part of the Solanum stenotomum isolate F172 chromosome 8, ASM1918654v1, whole genome shotgun sequence genome and encodes:
- the LOC125874077 gene encoding uncharacterized protein LOC125874077; the protein is MVFKKLVLMMMGCLGCAGQPTEPSTEKAESKSLIDESVVVTSPRVKLGDGRYLAYRERGVPKNISKYRIIIVHGFGSSKEMSFMASDELLDELGIYLLIFDRAGYGESDINSKRSLKSEASDIEELADLLELGSRFYVIGVSLGCYPAWSCIKHIPGRLAGVALVVPFVNYKWRTLPKDLVKNDYRKQLSRWVIWITCYARGILHWWLTQKVFPSASVLDGNPQFFCERDLEVLKNTPGYQLFTQDGLKDRSVFDSLCSDIIVAFGKWDFNPLELTDPYPQNESSVHIWQGVKDKVVPVQLQRHVSQRLPWIRYHEVPDCGHLLVYDTAVCEAVLTSLLLGEDPPLYKPNLADH